Proteins encoded by one window of Corallococcus exiguus:
- a CDS encoding M20/M25/M40 family metallo-hydrolase, translated as MSTSTFVLPVSLALQLLTSASPSPQNTATAPSQEPAPKSPATSSVKATPPAVTKLTAAQQATAAKLVGPALAEGHAYARLAELTDGIGPRLSGSESAEAAVQWALRSFQADGVKAWKEPVKVPRWVRGEEHGEILASERTRGLPLALLALGGSAPTPPEGITAEVVEVSSLEELAALGDKVKGRIVFFNHTMSEAADYGRFAGLRGRGPAAAAKQGAVAALVRSLATASLRTPHTGSTRFDEGGPRLPAAAVSVEDALTLHRMLQGGAVKVRLVLGCSDLPDADSSNVVAEVRGREKPDEVVLLGAHLDSWDVGTGAHDDGAGVVMVMEAARLIAKLPQAPRRTVRVVLFMNEENGLRGGRAYAETHAKELPKHVAAIEMDAGGGRPLGVSLHAGPGGEALMRPWLAPLEGLGAAQFLVGHATGADLSPMEPAHVPFVGVRVDSSRYFDVHHSMADTLDKVDPQDLSRSTAAVTWMAYALAESPGTLVRPTAPESDTPPPPKK; from the coding sequence GTGTCCACGTCCACCTTCGTCCTGCCCGTCTCGCTGGCCCTGCAGCTGCTCACCTCGGCATCGCCTTCCCCCCAGAACACGGCGACCGCTCCGTCCCAGGAGCCCGCGCCGAAGTCCCCGGCCACGTCGTCGGTGAAGGCCACGCCCCCGGCCGTGACGAAGCTGACCGCCGCGCAGCAGGCCACGGCGGCGAAGCTGGTGGGTCCCGCGCTCGCGGAAGGCCATGCATACGCGCGGCTGGCGGAGCTGACGGATGGCATCGGGCCGCGCCTGTCGGGGTCCGAGTCCGCGGAGGCCGCGGTGCAGTGGGCCCTGCGCAGCTTCCAGGCGGATGGGGTGAAGGCGTGGAAGGAGCCGGTGAAGGTGCCTCGCTGGGTGCGGGGCGAGGAGCACGGCGAAATCCTGGCCTCCGAGCGCACGCGCGGACTGCCACTGGCGCTGCTGGCCCTGGGCGGCAGCGCGCCCACGCCGCCGGAGGGCATCACCGCGGAGGTGGTGGAGGTGAGCTCGCTGGAGGAGCTGGCGGCGCTGGGTGACAAGGTGAAGGGCCGCATCGTGTTCTTCAACCACACCATGTCGGAGGCGGCGGACTACGGCCGCTTCGCGGGGCTGAGAGGCCGGGGTCCGGCGGCGGCGGCGAAGCAGGGCGCGGTGGCCGCGCTGGTGCGCTCGCTGGCCACGGCGTCGCTGCGCACGCCGCACACGGGCTCCACGCGCTTCGACGAAGGCGGCCCGCGCCTGCCCGCGGCGGCGGTGTCGGTGGAGGACGCGCTCACGTTGCACCGGATGCTCCAGGGCGGAGCGGTGAAGGTGCGGCTGGTGCTGGGGTGCTCGGATCTGCCGGACGCGGACTCGTCCAACGTGGTGGCGGAGGTGCGGGGCCGCGAGAAGCCGGACGAGGTGGTGCTCCTGGGCGCGCACCTGGACTCGTGGGACGTGGGCACGGGCGCGCACGACGACGGCGCGGGCGTGGTGATGGTGATGGAGGCCGCGCGGCTCATCGCGAAGCTGCCCCAGGCGCCCCGGCGCACGGTGCGCGTGGTGCTGTTCATGAACGAGGAGAACGGGCTGCGCGGCGGCCGCGCGTACGCGGAGACGCACGCGAAGGAGCTGCCCAAGCACGTGGCCGCGATCGAAATGGACGCGGGTGGCGGGCGGCCCCTGGGCGTGAGCCTGCACGCGGGGCCGGGCGGTGAGGCTCTGATGCGTCCGTGGCTGGCGCCGTTGGAGGGGCTGGGCGCCGCGCAGTTCCTGGTGGGGCACGCGACGGGCGCGGACCTGAGCCCGATGGAGCCCGCGCACGTGCCCTTCGTGGGCGTGCGGGTGGACAGCAGCCGCTACTTCGACGTGCACCACTCCATGGCGGACACGCTGGACAAGGTGGACCCCCAGGACCTGTCGCGCAGCACCGCCGCGGTGACGTGGATGGCGTACGCGCTGGCGGAGTCGCCGGGCACGCTCGTGCGTCCCACCGCGCCGGAGTCGGACACGCCGCCGCCGCCGAAGAAGTAG
- a CDS encoding ABC transporter permease, with translation MWMAFWDTVRLAFGTFRSNPLRSFLTLLGIVIGVTTVVSMMALIEGLRNQVNEQMSDLGSDCFQVQRLPFGQGELSIAELARRPRFTYADLDAIRTQPSIAQAAGEDSKGGQKASTADRESRPNVNVWAGTAEYFNTNSVSLSTGRPFTDAEFVDGRRVAVIGQDLADTLWPGLDPLNREFRLLGRTFQVVGTLKRRGGFLGGGSQDNQAMIPLSTFAGMFGVRDFRISIQAQSPEVLQRAQDEVTLLMRRRHGLKPTDADDFFLYNNASATQMFNSLSAAVSAASFGVCILSLLVGGIGILNIMLVAVTERTREIGIRKALGAKRYRILAQFALEAVVLSLVGGAVGVALGVGLAHLARWMINLPTEVPMWSVVVSLVMSCGVGLAFGIYPAARAAKLDPVEAMRSE, from the coding sequence ATGTGGATGGCTTTCTGGGACACGGTGCGGCTGGCGTTCGGCACGTTCCGCTCCAACCCCCTGCGCTCCTTCCTCACGCTGCTGGGCATCGTCATCGGCGTCACCACGGTGGTGTCCATGATGGCCCTCATCGAGGGCCTCCGGAACCAGGTGAACGAACAGATGTCGGACCTGGGCAGCGACTGCTTCCAGGTGCAGCGGCTGCCCTTCGGCCAGGGTGAGCTGTCCATCGCGGAGCTCGCGCGCCGGCCGCGCTTCACCTACGCGGACCTGGACGCCATCCGCACGCAGCCCTCCATCGCGCAGGCGGCCGGCGAGGACTCCAAGGGCGGCCAGAAGGCCTCCACCGCCGACCGCGAGTCGCGTCCCAACGTGAACGTCTGGGCCGGCACGGCGGAGTACTTCAACACCAACTCGGTGAGCCTCTCCACCGGGCGGCCCTTCACGGACGCGGAGTTCGTGGACGGCCGGCGCGTGGCGGTGATTGGCCAGGACCTGGCGGACACGCTGTGGCCCGGCCTGGACCCCCTGAACCGCGAGTTCCGCCTCCTGGGCCGCACCTTCCAGGTGGTGGGCACGCTCAAGCGCCGGGGCGGGTTCCTGGGCGGCGGCAGCCAGGACAACCAGGCCATGATTCCCCTGTCCACGTTCGCGGGCATGTTCGGCGTGCGCGACTTCCGCATCAGCATCCAGGCGCAGTCCCCGGAGGTGCTCCAGCGGGCCCAGGATGAAGTGACGCTGCTCATGCGCCGCCGCCACGGGCTCAAGCCGACCGACGCGGACGACTTCTTCCTCTACAACAATGCGAGCGCCACGCAGATGTTCAACAGCCTCTCCGCGGCGGTGTCCGCGGCCAGCTTCGGCGTGTGCATCCTGTCGCTGCTGGTGGGCGGCATCGGCATCCTGAACATCATGCTGGTCGCCGTGACGGAGCGGACGCGGGAGATTGGCATCCGCAAGGCGCTGGGGGCCAAGCGCTACCGCATCCTCGCGCAGTTCGCGCTGGAGGCGGTGGTGCTGTCGCTGGTGGGCGGCGCGGTGGGCGTGGCGCTGGGCGTGGGCCTGGCGCACCTGGCGCGGTGGATGATCAACCTGCCCACGGAGGTCCCCATGTGGTCCGTGGTGGTGTCGCTGGTGATGAGCTGCGGGGTGGGGCTGGCGTTCGGCATCTACCCGGCGGCGCGCGCGGCGAAGCTGGACCCCGTGGAGGCGATGCGCTCGGAGTAG
- a CDS encoding MDR family MFS transporter: protein MADTAADTALDSRAAPASERFSRSQKAFTLAGALLGLLLAALDQTIVATAGPTIQADLHIAPEHYPWLTTAYLVASTMMVPVWGKLSDLLGRRAVLVAGIAVFLTGSFLCGAARSTLVLILCRAVQGLGSAALFTGSLAVVADLFPPRDRGKYQGLFGAVFGLSSVIGPLAGGFITDSLGWHWVFFINLPVGALALALIFLRMPPLKPEGVHGGKLDVLGAVALAVGVVPLLLALSMGHGAASPRAGGFPWGSAPILGLFALSAVGLGLFVWRERRAKEPLLEPSLFRLRAFSAGNAAVFTIGAVFLASVTFLPLFMVNVVGLSATHSGLTLTPLTLGVVAGNVLSGQLVSRMGRYKALMVGALLFLMGGFAVMGFTLTPDSTQAEVTVKMVLVGLGLGPSIPLYTVAVQNSVPPQRIGVATSATTFFRQLGMTVGVALLGSVFAGTLGREMHARTQQATRGLPPDVRQELHASAPSGLGGGEGAPQGQRFQPEQVKAKLREGFAEERRQALQEGPEARAQVDADEARALSTVDRVDRAMKESFTRATMAVYRVAIFVALAALLVTLLLPELPLRRGGPRKAPAEA from the coding sequence ATGGCCGACACCGCCGCCGACACCGCCCTGGACTCCCGCGCCGCTCCGGCCTCCGAGCGGTTCAGCCGCTCACAGAAGGCCTTCACGCTGGCGGGAGCGCTGCTGGGATTGCTGCTGGCGGCGTTGGACCAGACCATCGTGGCCACGGCGGGGCCCACCATCCAGGCGGACCTGCACATCGCGCCGGAGCACTACCCGTGGCTCACCACCGCGTACCTGGTGGCGTCCACGATGATGGTGCCCGTGTGGGGCAAGCTGTCCGACCTGCTGGGCCGCCGCGCGGTGCTGGTGGCGGGCATCGCCGTGTTCCTCACCGGCAGCTTCCTGTGCGGCGCGGCCCGCTCCACGCTCGTGCTCATCCTGTGCCGCGCGGTGCAGGGGCTGGGCAGCGCGGCGCTCTTCACCGGCTCGCTGGCGGTGGTGGCGGACCTGTTCCCGCCGCGCGACCGGGGCAAGTACCAGGGCCTGTTCGGCGCGGTGTTCGGCCTGTCCAGCGTCATTGGCCCGCTGGCCGGCGGCTTCATCACCGACTCGCTGGGCTGGCACTGGGTGTTCTTCATCAACCTGCCGGTGGGCGCGCTCGCGCTGGCGCTCATCTTCCTGCGCATGCCGCCACTCAAGCCGGAGGGCGTGCACGGCGGGAAGCTGGACGTGTTGGGGGCGGTGGCGCTGGCGGTGGGCGTGGTGCCGCTGCTGCTCGCGCTCAGCATGGGCCATGGCGCGGCGTCGCCAAGGGCGGGCGGGTTCCCGTGGGGCTCCGCGCCCATCCTGGGATTGTTCGCGCTGTCGGCGGTGGGGCTGGGGCTCTTCGTGTGGCGGGAGCGCCGTGCGAAGGAGCCGCTCCTGGAGCCGTCGCTGTTCCGCCTGCGCGCGTTCTCCGCGGGCAACGCGGCGGTGTTCACCATTGGCGCGGTGTTCCTGGCGTCCGTCACCTTCCTGCCGCTGTTCATGGTGAACGTGGTGGGGCTGTCCGCGACGCACTCCGGGCTGACGCTGACGCCGCTGACGCTGGGCGTGGTGGCGGGCAATGTCCTGTCCGGGCAGCTGGTGTCCCGGATGGGCCGCTACAAGGCGCTGATGGTAGGGGCGCTGCTGTTCCTCATGGGCGGCTTCGCGGTGATGGGCTTCACGCTGACGCCCGACTCCACCCAGGCCGAGGTCACCGTGAAGATGGTGCTGGTGGGCCTGGGCCTGGGCCCGTCCATCCCGCTCTACACCGTGGCCGTGCAGAACTCCGTGCCGCCCCAGCGCATTGGCGTGGCCACGTCCGCGACGACGTTCTTCCGGCAGCTGGGCATGACGGTGGGCGTGGCGCTCCTGGGCTCCGTGTTCGCGGGCACGCTGGGCCGGGAGATGCACGCGCGCACGCAGCAGGCCACGCGCGGACTGCCTCCGGACGTACGACAGGAATTGCACGCGTCCGCGCCGTCGGGCCTGGGCGGAGGAGAAGGCGCGCCGCAGGGCCAGCGGTTCCAGCCAGAACAGGTGAAGGCGAAGCTGCGGGAGGGTTTCGCCGAGGAGCGGCGGCAGGCCCTGCAAGAAGGGCCCGAAGCCCGCGCGCAAGTGGACGCGGACGAGGCCCGCGCGCTGTCCACCGTGGACCGCGTGGACCGCGCGATGAAGGAGTCCTTCACCCGCGCGACGATGGCCGTGTACCGCGTCGCCATCTTCGTCGCGCTGGCGGCCCTGCTCGTCACACTGTTGCTGCCGGAGCTGCCGCTTCGCCGGGGCGGACCGCGCAAGGCCCCGGCGGAGGCGTAG
- a CDS encoding lysyl oxidase family protein, with the protein MRMRFARSCAVVGLWVLTGCKGDPKPQPDAGTPDAGPTLSETPRWQVTGDGASPRECFGRSVALGDVNGDGRKDLLVTSAPCSSLKTDPGRVMVYAGEARDFSKTPVTTTLTWVHPSPHASSYKMTVSTGDIDGDAYADVLVATSYGVSVFKGGPDLSQVLTQPVFRAPDSATLRFSGARLVDLDGDGRHELAVSIAARELTVYRSTPGAPEGAFTAVRTLTGIPSPAGDADGDGVQDLAVAHNDSTAELFLGCKPGSARVCEGPLTAQPVWTGQAESFIALPDLNGDGRSEALLLLDGSQRLHLSDAASQGYAQQVTWQPMDDAAFPLFGQSYLTFGETVVSVGAMVEGGTGHDFVIGAVGRAYLFRPTANVSGPLEPVWAWPRANRLLPQMSLGTDYLGLASAGDLDGDGYDDLVVGVPPGLSGTPSGASSGDAALGRVMVFGGGAVPDSPEPAPALAPTKSCNLQVDPVNGKPDLTVDRDVIARTLYLERRSFTADSCEVREGCVPAGGERRLLRFTTSIMNMGTGPLVVPSPEERPDLFVYDECHDHHHLTNFAGYDLKDAAGNTTSVGRKQGFYMIDFTQYCADGQPTSWYDPGTGISPGWSDVYTADLPCQWLDVTDTPDGEYTVRVGVDENHIVDEADVLPNEVSVKVRLTGDTVTVLP; encoded by the coding sequence ATGCGGATGCGATTCGCGCGGTCCTGCGCGGTGGTGGGGCTTTGGGTCCTGACGGGCTGCAAGGGTGATCCGAAACCCCAGCCGGATGCGGGCACGCCGGACGCGGGCCCCACCCTCTCCGAAACGCCGCGCTGGCAGGTGACCGGTGACGGCGCGAGCCCCCGCGAGTGCTTCGGCCGCAGCGTGGCGCTGGGCGACGTCAATGGCGACGGGCGCAAGGACCTGCTGGTGACGTCCGCGCCCTGCTCGAGCCTCAAGACGGACCCCGGCCGCGTGATGGTGTACGCGGGCGAGGCGCGCGACTTCTCGAAGACGCCCGTCACCACGACGCTGACGTGGGTGCACCCCAGTCCCCACGCCTCCAGCTACAAGATGACGGTGAGCACGGGCGACATCGACGGGGACGCGTACGCGGACGTGCTCGTCGCCACCTCCTACGGCGTCAGCGTCTTCAAGGGCGGACCGGACCTGTCCCAGGTGCTGACGCAGCCGGTGTTCCGCGCGCCGGACTCCGCCACCCTGCGCTTCAGCGGCGCGCGGCTGGTGGACCTGGACGGGGACGGGAGGCACGAGCTTGCCGTCTCCATCGCCGCCAGGGAACTCACCGTGTACCGGTCGACGCCGGGCGCGCCGGAAGGGGCCTTCACCGCCGTGCGCACGTTGACCGGCATCCCCAGCCCCGCGGGAGACGCCGACGGGGACGGGGTCCAGGACCTGGCCGTGGCCCACAACGACTCCACGGCGGAGCTCTTCCTGGGGTGCAAGCCGGGCAGCGCGCGTGTCTGTGAAGGGCCGCTCACGGCCCAGCCCGTGTGGACGGGCCAGGCCGAGTCCTTCATCGCGCTGCCCGACCTGAACGGAGACGGCCGCTCGGAGGCGCTGCTGCTCCTGGACGGCAGCCAGCGCCTGCACCTGTCCGATGCCGCGAGCCAGGGCTACGCGCAGCAGGTCACCTGGCAGCCCATGGACGACGCGGCCTTCCCTCTCTTCGGACAGTCCTACCTCACCTTCGGCGAGACCGTCGTCTCCGTGGGCGCCATGGTGGAGGGCGGCACGGGCCACGACTTCGTCATCGGCGCCGTGGGCCGCGCGTACCTCTTCCGCCCCACCGCGAACGTGTCCGGCCCGCTGGAGCCGGTGTGGGCGTGGCCGCGCGCCAACCGCCTCCTGCCCCAGATGTCGCTGGGCACCGACTACCTGGGCCTGGCCTCCGCGGGCGACCTGGACGGGGACGGGTACGACGACCTGGTGGTGGGCGTGCCCCCGGGACTCAGCGGCACACCCTCGGGCGCATCTTCGGGAGACGCCGCCCTGGGCCGGGTGATGGTGTTTGGCGGCGGCGCGGTGCCGGACTCGCCGGAGCCCGCCCCCGCGCTGGCGCCCACGAAGTCGTGCAACCTCCAGGTGGATCCGGTGAACGGCAAGCCGGACCTCACGGTGGACCGGGACGTCATTGCCCGCACGCTCTACCTGGAGCGGCGCTCCTTCACGGCGGACTCGTGCGAGGTGCGCGAGGGCTGCGTGCCCGCGGGCGGTGAGCGGCGCCTGCTTCGCTTCACCACCTCCATCATGAACATGGGCACGGGCCCGCTGGTGGTGCCTTCACCCGAGGAGCGGCCGGACCTCTTCGTCTACGACGAGTGCCACGACCACCACCACCTGACGAACTTCGCCGGCTACGACCTGAAGGACGCGGCGGGTAACACCACGTCGGTGGGGCGTAAGCAGGGCTTCTACATGATCGACTTCACCCAGTACTGCGCGGACGGCCAGCCCACCAGCTGGTACGACCCGGGCACGGGCATCTCGCCTGGCTGGTCGGACGTCTACACCGCGGACCTGCCCTGCCAGTGGCTGGACGTCACCGACACCCCGGACGGCGAGTACACCGTGCGCGTGGGCGTGGACGAGAACCACATCGTGGACGAGGCCGACGTCCTGCCCAACGAGGTCTCCGTCAAGGTGCGCTTGACCGGTGACACGGTGACCGTGCTGCCCTGA
- a CDS encoding phospholipase D-like domain-containing protein, with amino-acid sequence MRLVWPILLALLTAGCPYPNHRQDLRLRALPEDPAERELAIEQTLGIPMEPGNGVELVQNGRVFDVIEEEIRAARSSIHIASYIWRPGIPSDRLLIALRERAPGVQCRVIVDPLGSVNFEVVAPVLADAGCDVRIYRPYQGAVTSLDAVRIRARMHRKMVIRDGEVALTGGFGIWRSWLGNGDAAETWRDTNVRVRGPVVRGMQLAFAQNWQEAGGAFLPPESFPELAPAGNARALFVASTGHRFLSEATKMWLLSIASAKHRLWIANSYFIPSEAISDMLILKAREGVDVRVLVPGRYHDVKPVFNAQRASYARLLAAGVRIYEYEISMMHSKTLVADDTLSIVGSTNLDPLALSHTDEGSVMVEDPVLAEELAKSFEADLKHSAEVHWHGWKRRGLLQRLSDQLPWFIGDFL; translated from the coding sequence GTGCGGCTGGTCTGGCCCATCCTGCTCGCCCTGCTCACCGCGGGGTGTCCCTACCCGAACCACCGACAGGACCTGCGCCTGCGCGCGCTGCCGGAGGACCCGGCGGAGAGGGAGCTCGCCATCGAGCAGACGCTGGGCATCCCGATGGAGCCCGGCAACGGCGTGGAGTTGGTGCAGAACGGCCGGGTCTTCGACGTCATCGAGGAGGAGATCCGCGCCGCGCGCTCCAGCATCCACATCGCCAGCTACATCTGGCGTCCGGGCATCCCGTCGGACCGGTTGCTCATCGCGCTGCGAGAGCGGGCCCCTGGAGTGCAGTGCCGGGTCATCGTGGATCCGCTGGGCAGCGTGAACTTCGAGGTCGTGGCCCCGGTGCTCGCGGACGCGGGCTGCGACGTGCGCATCTACCGTCCCTATCAGGGCGCGGTGACGTCCCTGGACGCGGTGAGGATCCGCGCGCGCATGCACCGCAAGATGGTCATCCGCGACGGCGAGGTCGCGTTGACAGGCGGCTTCGGCATCTGGCGCAGCTGGCTGGGCAACGGCGACGCGGCGGAGACCTGGCGCGACACCAACGTGCGGGTTCGAGGCCCCGTCGTGCGAGGCATGCAGCTCGCCTTCGCGCAGAACTGGCAGGAGGCTGGCGGCGCCTTCCTGCCCCCGGAGTCCTTCCCGGAGCTCGCGCCCGCGGGCAACGCGCGGGCCCTCTTCGTCGCCAGCACGGGGCACCGCTTCCTGTCGGAAGCCACGAAGATGTGGCTGCTGTCCATCGCGTCCGCGAAGCACCGGCTGTGGATCGCCAACTCGTACTTCATCCCGTCGGAAGCCATCAGCGACATGCTCATCCTCAAGGCGCGCGAGGGCGTGGACGTGCGGGTGCTGGTGCCCGGCCGCTACCACGACGTGAAGCCCGTGTTCAACGCGCAGCGGGCGTCCTACGCGAGGCTCCTCGCGGCCGGCGTACGCATCTACGAGTACGAGATCTCGATGATGCATTCCAAGACGCTGGTCGCGGACGACACGCTGAGCATCGTGGGCTCCACCAACCTGGATCCGCTGGCGCTCAGCCACACCGACGAGGGTTCGGTGATGGTGGAGGATCCGGTGCTGGCGGAGGAGTTGGCGAAGTCCTTCGAGGCGGACCTCAAGCACTCGGCGGAGGTCCACTGGCACGGCTGGAAGCGGCGAGGCCTGCTTCAGAGGCTGAGCGATCAGTTGCCGTGGTTCATCGGCGACTTCCTCTGA
- a CDS encoding ABC transporter permease yields MNFRVDVWEGARIALTSLRSNRLRTVLTTVGIGVGVCTLLAIVGIIQGLNSSFADQLNKIGSNTLQVSKFPWVMNGDWWAYRNRKTLSLDLVEPMRAASEHVIAVAPMMFVNAEVSFQSRKLASVQTMGTSPDYAMTSSVEMGQGRFLTQADVDNRSPVVVIGAEVGKVLFPGINPVGHRILVDRRPYRVAGVIVERGTLLGQNVDLVVMLPYTAFQGHFGTLRDVTLVLAVDQQENVPRVQDRLTETLRRERNTKPGAPDDFAINRPDQLANMYAQLTGALYGAATGVGLITLLVGGIGIMNIMLVSVRERTREIGVRRALGARKNTIIFQFLMEAASVSAVGGAMGTAVGMSLAWLVNYLTPLAAAVQPMTVVLGVGFSAVVGLLFGIWPAARAANLDPVEALRHD; encoded by the coding sequence GTGAACTTCCGGGTCGACGTGTGGGAGGGCGCGCGCATCGCGCTGACCTCGCTGCGCTCCAACCGGCTGCGGACGGTGCTCACCACGGTGGGCATCGGCGTGGGCGTGTGCACCCTGCTGGCCATCGTCGGCATCATCCAGGGGTTGAACAGCTCCTTCGCGGACCAGCTCAACAAGATTGGCTCCAACACGCTGCAGGTGTCCAAGTTCCCCTGGGTGATGAACGGGGACTGGTGGGCGTACCGCAACCGCAAGACGCTCTCGCTGGACCTGGTGGAGCCCATGCGCGCCGCCTCCGAGCACGTCATCGCGGTGGCCCCCATGATGTTCGTCAACGCGGAGGTGTCCTTCCAGAGCCGGAAGCTCGCCTCCGTGCAGACCATGGGCACCAGCCCCGACTACGCGATGACGTCCTCCGTGGAGATGGGGCAGGGGCGCTTCCTCACGCAGGCGGACGTGGACAACCGCTCCCCCGTCGTGGTGATTGGCGCGGAGGTGGGCAAGGTGCTCTTCCCGGGCATCAACCCGGTGGGCCACCGCATCCTCGTGGACCGTCGCCCCTACCGCGTCGCCGGCGTCATCGTGGAGCGAGGCACGCTGCTGGGGCAGAACGTGGACCTGGTGGTGATGCTGCCGTACACCGCGTTCCAGGGGCACTTCGGCACCCTGCGTGACGTGACCCTGGTGCTCGCGGTGGACCAGCAGGAGAACGTCCCCCGAGTGCAGGACCGGCTCACGGAGACGCTGCGCCGTGAGCGCAACACCAAGCCCGGCGCGCCGGACGACTTCGCCATCAACCGGCCGGATCAGCTGGCCAACATGTACGCGCAGCTCACTGGCGCGCTCTACGGCGCGGCCACCGGCGTCGGGCTCATCACGCTGCTGGTGGGCGGCATCGGCATCATGAACATCATGTTGGTGTCCGTGCGCGAGCGGACGCGCGAGATTGGCGTGAGGCGGGCGCTGGGCGCTCGCAAGAACACCATCATCTTCCAGTTCCTCATGGAGGCGGCCAGCGTGTCCGCGGTGGGCGGCGCGATGGGCACCGCGGTGGGCATGAGCCTCGCGTGGCTGGTGAACTACCTCACGCCCCTGGCGGCGGCGGTACAGCCCATGACGGTGGTGCTGGGCGTGGGCTTCTCCGCGGTGGTGGGCCTGCTGTTCGGCATCTGGCCGGCGGCGCGCGCCGCGAACCTGGACCCCGTGGAAGCGCTCCGCCACGACTAG
- a CDS encoding lysyl oxidase family protein encodes MRTRGALACAVVMFLTAGCKDDPKPQPDAGVPDAGSQDDAGTAGPTLSETPRWQVEGDGLDAKECFGRGVALGDLDGDGRKDLVVISPPCTSGPTNPGRVMVYSGQASYFSQTPVTSTLSWVHPSPRTSGYQMTVGTGDVDGDAYADVVVKSYYGVSVYKGGPDLSQVFAQPLFRVPDSSTTRFAIGRLLDVDGDGLDDLIVSTFTGSTTIYRATPGGKEGPFTNVRVLSGYAQPAGDTDGDGAQDLLIPVYDEENSQGLFLGCKADSTRVCDGPLTAQPVWKGKAESVRGIPDLNGDGRPELLAGLRGSVRLHLSDASVQGYSATPVWTLMDDPAFPSVAAQSLTVGSMAEGSTGHDFVLASLGRVYLFRPTANVSGPLEPVWSWPRANRLLPQTMLGFTVPSVASPGDLDGDGYDDLVVGVSQESDGTRAPGRVRVYGGGVVPDSEEPAPALMPTKSCNLQVDPVNGKPDLTVDRDVIARSLYIERRSFAADACEVREGCVPAGGERRLLRFTTSIVNMGTAPAVVPSPEERPDLFVYDECHQHDHLVNFAGYDLKDASGNSLSVGRKQGFYMIDFTQYCADGTPFAWYDPGTGISPGWSDVYTADTACQWLDVTDTPDGDYTVRVGVDENHIIDELDALPNEATVKVRLKGDTVTVLP; translated from the coding sequence ATGCGGACCCGTGGAGCGCTGGCCTGCGCCGTGGTGATGTTCCTGACGGCGGGCTGCAAGGACGACCCCAAGCCCCAGCCCGACGCGGGTGTCCCGGACGCGGGCTCTCAAGACGATGCCGGCACCGCCGGGCCCACCCTCTCCGAAACGCCACGCTGGCAGGTGGAAGGCGATGGCCTCGACGCGAAGGAGTGCTTCGGCCGTGGCGTGGCGCTGGGGGACCTCGACGGTGACGGCCGCAAGGACCTGGTGGTGATTTCACCGCCGTGCACCAGCGGCCCCACGAACCCTGGCCGCGTGATGGTGTACTCGGGGCAGGCGTCCTACTTCTCCCAGACACCCGTCACCTCCACGCTGTCGTGGGTGCATCCCAGCCCGCGCACGTCGGGCTACCAGATGACGGTGGGCACGGGCGACGTCGACGGGGACGCGTACGCGGACGTGGTGGTGAAGAGCTACTACGGCGTCAGCGTGTACAAGGGCGGACCGGACCTGTCCCAGGTGTTCGCCCAGCCGCTGTTCCGCGTGCCGGACTCGTCGACCACGCGCTTCGCCATCGGGCGGTTGCTGGACGTGGATGGCGACGGGCTGGACGACCTCATCGTCTCCACCTTCACCGGGAGCACCACGATCTACCGCGCGACGCCCGGCGGGAAGGAGGGCCCCTTCACCAACGTGCGCGTGCTGTCCGGCTACGCGCAGCCCGCGGGAGACACGGACGGGGACGGCGCCCAGGACCTGCTCATCCCCGTGTACGACGAGGAGAACAGCCAGGGCCTCTTCCTGGGCTGCAAGGCGGACAGCACGCGTGTCTGTGATGGACCGCTCACCGCGCAGCCGGTGTGGAAGGGCAAGGCGGAGAGCGTGAGAGGGATTCCGGACCTGAACGGAGACGGCCGTCCGGAGCTGCTCGCGGGGCTGAGGGGCAGCGTGCGCCTGCACCTGTCCGATGCCTCCGTCCAGGGCTACTCCGCCACGCCCGTGTGGACGTTGATGGACGACCCGGCCTTCCCCAGCGTGGCCGCCCAGAGCCTCACCGTGGGCTCCATGGCGGAGGGGAGCACGGGCCACGACTTCGTGCTCGCCTCGCTGGGGCGCGTGTACCTCTTCCGCCCCACGGCGAACGTGTCCGGTCCGCTGGAGCCGGTGTGGTCGTGGCCTCGCGCCAACCGCCTCCTGCCCCAGACGATGCTGGGCTTCACCGTCCCCAGCGTGGCCAGCCCCGGCGACCTGGACGGGGACGGCTACGACGACCTGGTGGTGGGTGTCTCGCAGGAGAGCGACGGCACGCGCGCCCCGGGCCGGGTGCGGGTGTACGGCGGCGGCGTGGTGCCGGACTCGGAGGAGCCCGCGCCCGCGCTGATGCCCACGAAGTCGTGCAACCTCCAGGTGGATCCGGTGAACGGCAAGCCGGACCTCACGGTGGACCGGGACGTCATCGCCCGCTCGCTCTACATCGAACGGCGCTCCTTCGCGGCGGACGCCTGCGAGGTGCGTGAAGGCTGCGTGCCCGCGGGCGGCGAGCGGCGCCTGCTGCGCTTCACCACCTCCATCGTGAACATGGGCACCGCGCCCGCGGTGGTGCCCTCGCCGGAGGAGCGGCCGGACCTCTTCGTCTATGACGAGTGCCACCAGCACGACCACCTGGTGAACTTCGCGGGCTACGACCTCAAGGACGCCTCCGGCAACTCCCTGTCCGTGGGGCGCAAGCAGGGCTTCTACATGATCGACTTCACCCAGTACTGCGCGGACGGCACCCCGTTCGCCTGGTACGACCCGGGCACGGGCATCTCGCCGGGGTGGTCGGACGTCTACACGGCGGACACCGCCTGCCAGTGGCTGGATGTCACCGACACTCCGGACGGCGACTACACCGTGCGGGTGGGCGTGGATGAGAATCACATCATCGACGAGCTCGACGCGCTCCCCAACGAGGCCACCGTCAAGGTGCGCCTGAAGGGGGACACCGTGACCGTGCTGCCCTGA